The following proteins are encoded in a genomic region of Rattus rattus isolate New Zealand chromosome 2, Rrattus_CSIRO_v1, whole genome shotgun sequence:
- the LOC116894605 gene encoding vomeronasal type-1 receptor 2-like, with product MYLKDLIIGIVFLLQSTIGILGNFSLLSCYLINYYIEHKMKTSNLILSHLFTANILILVSSGLLRTEQTFVIKVFINDFVCKFLLYIQRLGRNVSISTTCFLSVFQAITISPRNSFWMNLKAKAPHHIGLFTSLCWILYMALNMIFPVYMYNKENRKNLTHKNYLKYCSTVVHDDFVDRLYITIIVLPEILFSFIIIWSSSSMVIILYMHKQSVQHIHSTSVCSRTSPESRATHRILTLMSTFICFYALSSILQGCIALVYNPGWWLINITAVISMCFPTLGPFVMNHDSIKLSIC from the coding sequence ATGTACCTCAAGGATTTGATAATAGGAATAGTGTTCTTACTTCAGAGTACAATTGGGATTCTGGgaaatttctctcttctttcctgctATCTGATCAATTACTATATTGAACATAAAATGAAGACTTCAAATTTGATCCTTTCACATCTATTCACAGCCAACATTTTGATCCTTGTGTCTTCAGGACTGCTACGTACAGAGCAAACTTTTGTGATAAAAGTATTTATCAATGATTTTGTCTGCAAATTCCTTTTGTATATTCAAAGGCTGGGCAGAAATGTGTCCATTAGTACCACCTGCTTTTTGAGTGTCTTCCAGGCAATCACCATCAGTCCTAGGAATTCTTTTTGGATGAACCTTAAAGCCAAAGCTCCACATCATATTGGTCTCTTCACTTCTCTTTGCTGGATTCTCTACATGgcattaaatatgatttttcctgtgtatatgtataacaaagagaacagaaagaatcTGACACATAAAAATTACTTGAAATATTGTTCCACTGTAGTTCATGATGACTTTGTAGACCGATTATATATTACAATTATTGTTCTTcctgaaattttgttttctttcattatcaTCTGGTCAAGCAGCTCCATGGTTATCATTCTCTATATGCACAAGCAAAGTGTTCAACATATCCATAGCACCTCTGTTTGCTCCAGAACATCCCCTGAATCCAGAGCTACCCACAGGATACTGACCCTCATGTCcacatttatatgtttttatgcCCTCTCTTCAATCTTACAAGGCTGCATTGCTCTTGTATATAATCCTGGTTGGTGGCTGATAAACATCACAGCAGTCATTTCAATGTGTTTTCCTACTTTGGGACCTTTTGTGATGAATCATGACTCAATTAAGCTTTCCATATGCTAG